A DNA window from Vanacampus margaritifer isolate UIUO_Vmar chromosome 19, RoL_Vmar_1.0, whole genome shotgun sequence contains the following coding sequences:
- the LOC144039345 gene encoding low choriolytic enzyme-like, with protein sequence MDLRDIMLLLLLQLVTLCYARPGWDLSVDNEYSGEPDEYSITDTILKMNNGSDAHLMEGDLMLPRTRTAMKCTVKAKNCLWPKSGNGKVVIPYIMADKYIDTERRTIEVALRGIEARTCIRFIPRTTQRAYLSFEPKFGCFSMLGRMGGRQLVSLQRFGCVQHGIIQHEVLHAMGFYHEHTRSDRDRHILIHWENIQEYQKNNFDKQDTNNLNIPYDYNSILHYGKTAFGVHQAITMTPIPDGSVEIGQREGLSERDVLRINRLYTC encoded by the exons GACTTGTCTGTCGATAACG AGTACTCCGGGGAACCGGACGAGTACAGCATCACAGACACAATCCTGAAGATGAACAACG GATCTGATGCACACCTGATGGAGGGGGACTTGATGCTTCCGAGAACGAGGACTGCCATGAAGTGCACGGTTAAGGCAAAAAACTGCCTGTGGCCAAAGTCTGGCAATGGCAAAGTCGTGATCCCCTACATCATGGCAGACAAATACA TCGATACGGAGAGGCGAACCATCGAAGTCGCCCTGAGGGGAATTGAGGCCAGAACCTGCATTCGCTTCATCCCGCGAACAACCCAGCGGGCTTACCTCAGCTTTGAGCCCAAATTCGG GTGTTTCTCAATGCTGGGCCGTATGGGAGGAAGGCAATTGGTGTCGCTGCAGCGTTTTGGCTGCGTCCAGCACGGCATCATCCAGCACGAGGTGCTGCACGCCATGGGCTTCTACCACGAGCACACGCGCAGCGACCGCGACCGGCACATCCTCATCCACTGGGAGAACATCCAGGAGT ATCAAAAGAACAACTTCGACAAGCAGGACACCAATAATCTCAATATCCCCTACGACTACAACTCCATACTGCACTACGGAAA GACCGCCTTTGGAGTGCATCAGGCCATAACCATGACCCCGATCCCTGACGGCTCGGTGGAAATCGGCCAGCGGGAGGGTCTCTCTGAGCGGGATGTTCTCCGGATCAATCGCCTCTACACGTgctaa